A stretch of Bos taurus isolate L1 Dominette 01449 registration number 42190680 breed Hereford chromosome 5, ARS-UCD2.0, whole genome shotgun sequence DNA encodes these proteins:
- the LOC112446756 gene encoding mucin-2-like yields the protein MTLLSLVTEWMKMLSRESGIQQQAPGEMWLLHLLLPVLFYRVGGAIPTPQGFYGEVMSPLFPKPYPNNFERTTVITVPMGYRVKLVFWQFDLEPSQGCFYDYVKISADKKTMGRFCGQLGSPLGNPPGRKEFMSQGNKMLLTFHSDFSNEENGTIMFYKGFLAYYQAVDLDECALLLNSVEEDPPARCQHLCHNYVGGYFCSCRPGYELQPDGRSCQAECSSELFTEPSGYISSLEYPRPYPPDLRCNYSIRVERGHTLHLQFLEPFEIDDHQQIHCPYDKLKIYVSGRNIGEFCGKQRPERIDTQSNSVDLLFFTDESGDSRGWKLCYTSEVITCPQPKTLDSCTIIQDLQPLYHFKDRFTATCKEGYQLMEGNKALLSFTAVCQDDGTWHRAMPRCRRCEEPVHSQEQGPGNIGGQKTKLSNFTWEPCTNPTPTPKPTDNLKPTPTPTTSSTATATATATPTATPTLTNTTPTTTPTPIAPATPTPSPTPTATTSATPTITPTATPTLTNTTPTTTPTPIAPATSTPTATTTTTATPTSNSTSIPTATSSATLVNTPITTPTATTTPSPTTPYTATPTPSLTPTPASTPTATTTTTPTPTSTFTSTATPMNTPISTATTPTSRPRKLAQHPPIIQPGFPQISIKIPQSQKRTNTRTTTRTTPITTTPSTTSYTPTHTATTTQTPLNTSTATLTATPTPTPTGTTTPTSVPTATSTATTTATPTATSTPTPSSTGTATAIATPTATHTLTATSISTPTSMPTTTATANATHTHTATSISTPTSMPTATATPTPTATHTHTATSLSTPTSMPTATATANATHTHTATSISTPTSMPTATATANATHTHTATSISTPTSMPTATATANATHTHTATSISTPTSMPTATATTNATHTHTATSISTPTSMPTATATANATHTHTATSISTPTSMPTATATPTPTATHTHTATSLSTPTSMPTATATANATHTHTATSISTPTSMPTATATPTPTATHTHTATSLSTPTSMPTATDTATATHTHTATSISTPTAMPTATATATPITICTTTTTQGNLLEIFFNFLQRYISRALTSGLP from the exons aTGACCCTGCTCTCCCTGGTCACAGAGTGGATGAAGATGCTATCACGAGAGTCAGGGATCCAACAACAGGCCCCTGGAGAAAT GTGGCTCTTACACCTCCTGCTGCCAGTCCTGTTCTACAGGGTGGGAGGCGCCATCCCCACCCCTCAGGGGTTCTACGGGGAGGTGATGTCCCCGTTGTTCCCCAAGCCTTACCCTAACAATTTTGAGAGGACCACTGTGATCACAGTACCCATGGGGTACAGGGTGAAGCTTGTCTTCTGGCAGTTTGACCTGGAGCCTTCGCAAGGTTGTTTCTATGACTATGTCAAG ATTTCTGCTGATAAGAAGACCATGGGGAGGTTCTGTGGGCAGCTGGGTTCTCCCCTGGGCAACCccccaggaaggaaggaattcatgTCCCAAGGGAACAAGATGCTGCTGACCTTCCACTCGGACTTCTCCAACGAGGAGAACGGCACCATCATGTTCTACAAGGGCTTCCTGGCGTACTACCAAGCCGTGG ACCTGGATGAATGTGCCTTGCTGCTCAATTCAGTTGAGGAAGACCCCCCGGCCCGGTGCCAGCACCTGTGCCACAACTATGTCGGCGGCTATTTCTGCTCCTGCCGTCCAGGCTATGAGCTCCAGCCGGATGGGCGTTCCTGCCAGG CCGAATGCAGCAGCGAGCTGTTCACGGAGCCCTCAGGCTACATCTCCAGCTTGGAGTACCCCCGGCCCTACCCCCCTGACCTGCGCTGCAACTACAGTATCCGAGTAGAGCGAGGCCACACCCTCCACCTCCAATTCCTGGAGCCTTTTGAAATCGATGACCACCAGCAAATACACTGTCCCTACGACAAGTTGAAG ATCTATGTCAGTGGGAGGAACATTGGTGAGTTCTGTGGAAAGCAAAGGCCTGAGCGCATTGATACCCAAAGCAACTCAGTGGACCTGCTCTTCTTCACGGATGAGTCAGGGGACAGCCGGGGCTGGAAGCTGTGCTACACCAGTGAAG TCATCACGTGCCCCCAGCCCAAGACCCTGGACTCATGCACCATCATTCAGGACCTGCAGCCTCTATATCATTTCAAGGACCGTTTCACTGCCACCTGCAAAGAAGGCTACCAGCTCATGGAG GGGAACAAGGCACTCCTGTCCTTCACAGCTGTCTGCCAGGATGATGGCACATGGCACCGTGCCATGCCCAGGTGCAGGA GGTGTGAAGAGCCAGTTCACAGCCAGGAGCAGGGGCCAGGCAACATTGGAGGCCAGAAGACcaagctgagcaacttcacctggGAGCCCTGCACCaatcccactcccacccccaaacCCACTGACAACCTAaagcccactcccacccccaccacctcctccaccgccaccgccaccgccaccgccacccccaccgccacccccacccTAACAAACACCACGCCCACCACTACCCCCACTCCCATTGCTCCTgccacccccactcccagccccacccccaccgccaccaCCAGTGCCACCCCCACCATaacccccaccgccacccccacccTAACAAACACCACGCCCACCACTACCCCCACTCCCATTGCTCCTGCCACCTCCACTCCCACGGCCACCACAACCACCACggccacccccacctccaactccacctccatccccaccGCCACGAGCAGCGCCACCCTCGTGAACACCCCCATCACCACCCCCACCGCCACCACTACCCCCAGTCCCACCACCCCTTACACCGCCACCCCCACTCCtagcctcacccccacccccgcctccacgCCCACCGCCACCACAACCACCACCCCCACACCTACTTCCACCTTTACCTCCACCGCCACCCCCATGAACACCCCCATCAGCACCGCCACCACTCCCACCAGCAGACCACGAAAACTGGCCCAACACCCACCGATAATCCAACCAGGATTCCCACAAATCTCCATTAAGATACCCCAATCCCAAAAGCGCACCAACACCCGCACCACCACCAGGACCACCCCCATCACGACCACCCCCTCCACCACCTCCTACACCCCCACCCATACAGCCACCACCACCCAAACCCCACTCAACACCTCCACTGCCACCCTGACAGCGACCCCCACACCCACTCCCACaggcaccaccacccccacctctgtCCCCACTGCCACCTCTACAGCCACCACCACAGCCACCCCTACAGCCACATCCACCCCTACCCCCAGCTCAACTGGCACCGCTACCGCCATCGCCACCCCCACCGCCACTCATACCCTCACGGCCACCTccatctccacccccacctccatgcCCACCACCACAGCCACTGCCAATGCCACTCATACCCACACGGCCACCTccatctccacccccacctccatgcCCACCGccactgccacccccacccccactgccactCATACCCACACagccacctccctctccacccccacctccatgcCCACCGCCACAGCCACCGCCAATGCCACTCATACCCACACAGCCACCTccatctccacccccacctccatgcCCACCGCCACAGCCACCGCCAATGCCACTCATACCCACACAGCCACCTCCatttccacccccacctccatgcCCACCGCCACAGCCACCGCCAATGCCACTCATACCCACACAGCCACCTccatctccacccccacctccatgcCCACTGCCACCGCCACCACCAATGCCACTCATACCCACACAGCCACCTccatctccacccccacctccatgcCCACCGCCACAGCCACCGCCAATGCCACTCATACCCACACAGCCACCTccatctccacccccacctccatgcCCACTGccaccgccacccccacccccactgccactCATACCCACACggccacctccctctccacccccacctccatgcCCACCGCCACAGCCACCGCCAATGCCACTCATACCCACACAGCCACCTccatctccacccccacctccatgcCCACTGccaccgccacccccacccccactgccactCATACCCACACggccacctccctctccacccccacctccatgcCCACTGCCACAGACACTGCCACTGCCACTCATACCCACACAGCCACCTCCATCTCCACCCCCACCGCCATGCCCACTGCCACCGCCACCGCCACCCCAATAACCATCTGCACCACCACAACCACCCAGGGGAATCTTTTGGAAATCTTCTTCAATTTCCTCCAACGGTATATATCCCGTGCACTGACGTCAGGGTTGCCATGA